The Deltaproteobacteria bacterium sequence TCCATGACAAACTACTACACCTTGCCCATGTTGATCGCGGACATTTACCCGTGCTTATACTGCGGACATATACCGTATCAGTAACAGAAATATCTTTTTTGTTGCTAACTAGTGTATTTAGCGCTATTCTATCGTGTCTCTAATGTAGAGACATAGGTTGCATTGTCTTAAGTACAGCATACATTAAGATTGCTGATGTAATTTAAATGGAGGCGCGACATGTTAGCGATTGCTCAAGCTGATAGACGCTTAGCGCTTAGACATTTAGTACAACGCCCTGCAGAATGTCGACGTAATGGCAGATTATTAGCTGGCACTGTACGGGATCAAAACGAATACGGCGTTTTCTTTGCATTAGATCGCAAAAGTGACACTCGCGAGCCCATTTTTTTACCGTACCAACCACAAATTGGCGACCTGGTGGTATTACTTTTTAACGAAAGTGATGACCAACAACTTACCGTTGCGACTGTACGTTGGCGTGGAATTCATTATGAGCATCGGTGCGAGGGTCTGGGTTTGCAGTTTGAGGATTTTTAGGCTAATTACTTAGCTCAATATAACAATTCTATCGATTCTTTAACCCCCTCTAAATAAACACTATTTTTAATGAATATGGCCTGTTTCTGGCCGTCTGAACCTATATTGCGATAAAAAGCAATATATCAACTTTAGACACATTTTTCATGAAAGAAAAAACATGATTGCTAACACTCACAAAGTTTTAATTATCACCGCTCTCTTTTTAATAAATTGCGGAACAACCGAAGAAGATCCGCAACCAAAATACCCCAATGCTATTACTTACTGTACAGGTCGCGCCCAAGCAGAATGTGGTGCTGAGGTTTTAACCGCTTGCGCTGTAGCCGATGAAGATACATGTATTAAAGAACGACAAGATGTATGCGAAGAAAGCTTGCTAACCAATAAAATATATAACAGCAGTAAAGCCGAGGATTGTATCAGCAAAGTTGCCACTGCCTATGCTGACGCTAAATTATCAAAATTAGAAATTGATAATTATACTAAAACTTGCGATCTGCTTTTTGACGGCACCGGTGATGCTGATGATACTTGCAGTAAAAATACCGATTGCAAACAAAGTCAAGGATTACAATGTGTAATTCATATAGCATCATCTACTACTAGAGGTACTTGCCAAGTTGCAAAGACAATTGCTGCTGGTGAATCATGCGAAGATGCTGATGCCCAATGCGCTACCGGATTTCATTGCAGTGCTGACAACTATTGCATCGCTAACGCTGATTTAGACGATCCTTGTGACAGCACCATGCCCTGTAAAGACGCTTATAAATGTTCAAGCGATGGTTATTGTGAAGATAAATTAGTAAATAGCAGCGTATGCACCAACAATAATGAGTGTGCTAGTGGCATTTGTTCTCAAAGCGGTACTAGCAATATTTGTCTTGCCCAAATTACACTCTCAGCTAGTGAACCGTTTTGCATTGCTGCCGCAGGTCGGAATTAGTTTAAGTAAGCAAAGCAAAAAAACGGTACCATAACCCCTCTTTAAAATTAAAGAGGCACGTTACAAGTAATATCAATACGGGCTGGTTTATCTGCAAAAAGTTGCAGTGCTACTGAATGTATGGCTTCAGAAATCACGACAGCTTTAGTGGTACGACGGCTAACCGCTTTAACTAAATCTTTAATTTCGCGCATAGAACAATGTTGCGATTGTACAATGCGTGTTAAAGCTGTCAAAGTATCTCTTTCGTGTAACATTACACTATACTTTAGCTGCGGAAGTTTTTCTTGTTGCAGAATAATTGCTAATTCGATTTGCGATTTTATAAATTTTTCACCAAGTGTACTTATTGCTGTATCAAGGCTAGTGGTAGCTCGTTGTATTTCTTGTTCACCGGCAGCACCCGCAAAAGTGAATAATCTACTTAAACCATTTATCATATCGGCTGTTTGAGCACGATCGAACAAGAAATAAATTAAAGTACGTGGTGGTGCTTGCGGATCAAACTCAACTCCTACTCCATATAAACTTAC is a genomic window containing:
- a CDS encoding PilZ domain-containing protein, translating into MLAIAQADRRLALRHLVQRPAECRRNGRLLAGTVRDQNEYGVFFALDRKSDTREPIFLPYQPQIGDLVVLLFNESDDQQLTVATVRWRGIHYEHRCEGLGLQFEDF